One part of the Terrimicrobium sacchariphilum genome encodes these proteins:
- a CDS encoding cold-shock protein: MARGTVKWFNEKKGFGFIVDPAVNGDIFVHFSVIQTKGFRTLKEGEEVEYELYEDQKGSRAKNVVRV; this comes from the coding sequence ATGGCCAGAGGAACAGTAAAGTGGTTTAACGAGAAGAAGGGCTTCGGGTTCATTGTGGACCCCGCAGTCAACGGAGACATCTTCGTGCACTTCTCGGTGATTCAGACAAAGGGATTCCGCACACTTAAGGAAGGGGAGGAAGTCGAATACGAACTTTACGAAGATCAAAAAGGTTCACGCGCCAAGAACGTTGTGAGAGTCTAG
- a CDS encoding L-threonylcarbamoyladenylate synthase encodes MIITRIHSGPTAIAEAVDLLNRGELVALPTETVYGLGCDALAPLACAKVFQAKDRPLYDPLIVHLPNRAWADRIAVLSPIAQALADAFWPGPLTLVLPRTAIVPDLVTAGQDTVAIRWSAHPVFQEVAEEFGRPIAAPSANRFGRISPTAPEHVLSELNGRIRLIVDGGPCNHGVESTIVLVQEDGLRILRHGPITDRQLAAFGPLVSGNTEVSAPGTLKSHYAPRTPLVFGPVVPGPRHGLLAWDSAGEGYAHVERLSESVNLEEAATNLYAAMRRLDEAGLDLIVADSVPEEGLGVAIMERLRKAAARE; translated from the coding sequence TTGATTATCACGCGCATCCACAGTGGTCCGACCGCCATTGCCGAGGCGGTGGACCTGCTCAATCGAGGCGAACTCGTCGCCCTGCCCACCGAAACCGTTTACGGGTTGGGCTGCGACGCGCTCGCGCCCCTCGCCTGCGCCAAGGTCTTCCAAGCCAAGGACCGCCCGCTTTACGACCCGCTGATCGTTCATCTGCCGAATCGGGCGTGGGCGGATCGCATCGCCGTTCTTTCGCCCATAGCCCAGGCTCTGGCCGACGCCTTCTGGCCGGGGCCTCTCACTCTCGTACTACCGCGCACGGCCATCGTTCCCGATCTCGTAACGGCCGGGCAGGATACCGTGGCGATTCGCTGGAGCGCGCACCCGGTCTTCCAGGAGGTCGCCGAGGAATTTGGCCGCCCCATCGCCGCGCCAAGCGCCAACCGCTTTGGCCGCATCAGCCCGACCGCGCCTGAACACGTGCTTTCCGAACTCAATGGCCGCATCCGCCTCATCGTCGACGGCGGTCCATGCAATCACGGCGTCGAGTCCACCATCGTTCTCGTGCAGGAGGATGGACTGCGCATTTTGCGCCACGGCCCGATCACAGATCGACAGTTGGCCGCCTTTGGTCCGCTCGTCTCAGGTAATACCGAGGTGAGTGCTCCCGGTACGCTCAAGAGTCACTACGCTCCGCGTACCCCGCTGGTCTTCGGCCCTGTCGTGCCCGGCCCCCGTCATGGCCTGCTCGCCTGGGATTCCGCCGGCGAAGGATATGCCCATGTCGAGCGGCTGAGCGAATCCGTCAACCTCGAGGAGGCCGCAACCAATCTCTACGCCGCCATGCGTCGGCTCGATGAAGCCGGCCTCGATTTGATCGTCGCTGATTCCGTCCCCGAGGAGGGTTTGGGCGTTGCGATCATGGAGCGTTTACGCAAGGCTGCCGCGCGTGAGTAA
- a CDS encoding VWA domain-containing protein — protein MKTEDFRITQYALGELHGKDCEEFERELAASEELQHELEQTIAMSDRLAGLPRDEDTLTDRQRENLRNACAIECTNRKQRQTVQRVLAYAALVMGGIILATMSLPAITASLSKPSPAMLAQLEARRERKAEEVQVAAEKPQTMVAAAATPPALGDVAKTVPATDTPAEQTKSDSLAMALSANNLPVQELEQNSKKLLADGSASAAVTISMAPSVPTATMTAAPGNLEKTKEIVSGNVPLVGRLFASQAPATRGAARDQLDARAGTVRDEDRYRDRAINEARGMFNTETYDAIADNPFRETKGNELSTFSIDVDTASYANVRRFLQSEQLPPAGAVRIEELVNYFGYDYPQPTNGQPFSVNVEVSKAPWAPQHDLVRIALKGQEIAKGDRGPANLVFLIDVSGSMQPANKLPLLKRSLKALVQNLAPDDRVAIVVYAGSSGLVLPSTPGKDKTRILEALDNLEAGGSTNGAQGITLAYQTARENFLKGGNNRVILCTDGDFNVGVTNQSDLTDLIERERASGVFLSVLGFGEGNLKDSTMEKLADKGNGNYAYIDSFAEGRKVLVEQMNSTLFTIAKDVKVQVEFNPAQVAGYRLIGYENRILAKEDFNDDRKDAGEIGAGHTVTALYEVVPAGQPLPNRPSVDPLKYSEPAPAAEIDRKSSGDLLTVKLRYKAPDGDTSKLIEVPVKNTPVAFDEASADLQFAAAVAAFGMKLRNSPYAGDLSWSEIQKIARRNLGEDPGSYRAEFLTLIEKAARLQSGK, from the coding sequence ATGAAAACCGAAGATTTCCGCATCACCCAATACGCCCTCGGCGAACTCCACGGCAAAGACTGCGAGGAATTCGAGCGCGAACTCGCCGCCAGCGAGGAACTCCAGCACGAACTGGAGCAGACCATCGCAATGAGCGACCGGCTGGCCGGGCTGCCCAGGGATGAGGACACCCTGACGGATCGCCAGCGCGAGAACCTGCGCAATGCCTGCGCCATCGAATGCACGAACAGGAAGCAACGCCAGACCGTGCAAAGGGTCCTCGCCTATGCCGCGCTGGTCATGGGAGGAATCATCCTGGCAACAATGAGTCTGCCTGCCATTACGGCTTCGCTTTCCAAACCTTCGCCAGCCATGCTGGCCCAGCTTGAGGCTCGGCGGGAAAGAAAGGCCGAGGAGGTCCAGGTTGCCGCGGAAAAGCCGCAAACGATGGTGGCGGCAGCCGCCACTCCCCCCGCTCTCGGCGACGTCGCCAAAACAGTTCCCGCGACCGATACGCCAGCGGAACAGACAAAGAGTGATTCGCTCGCCATGGCACTGAGTGCCAATAATCTGCCGGTTCAGGAACTTGAGCAAAACAGCAAAAAGCTCCTCGCCGACGGCTCCGCTTCGGCTGCAGTGACAATATCGATGGCACCCTCAGTTCCAACCGCAACGATGACAGCTGCACCTGGCAACCTTGAGAAGACGAAGGAAATCGTCAGCGGAAATGTTCCACTGGTGGGGCGTCTTTTTGCCTCTCAGGCTCCCGCGACGCGAGGGGCGGCGAGAGACCAACTGGACGCTCGAGCCGGGACTGTCAGGGATGAAGATCGGTACAGGGATCGGGCAATCAACGAGGCGCGAGGGATGTTCAACACCGAAACCTACGACGCCATCGCGGACAATCCCTTCCGCGAGACCAAGGGCAACGAGCTGTCGACCTTCTCGATCGATGTGGATACGGCGAGCTACGCCAATGTCCGCCGGTTCCTCCAGAGCGAGCAACTGCCTCCTGCCGGGGCCGTGCGCATCGAGGAACTGGTGAATTACTTCGGCTACGATTATCCGCAGCCGACCAACGGCCAGCCGTTCTCGGTCAACGTGGAAGTGAGCAAGGCTCCGTGGGCTCCGCAGCATGACCTCGTCCGCATCGCCTTGAAAGGGCAGGAAATCGCCAAGGGCGACCGCGGCCCAGCCAACCTTGTCTTCCTCATCGACGTGTCGGGCTCCATGCAGCCGGCGAACAAGCTGCCGCTCCTCAAGCGCAGCCTGAAGGCCCTGGTGCAAAACCTCGCACCGGATGACCGCGTGGCCATCGTGGTCTACGCTGGATCGAGCGGACTCGTATTGCCTTCCACCCCGGGCAAGGACAAGACACGCATCCTGGAGGCGCTCGACAATCTGGAGGCTGGCGGCTCGACCAATGGCGCGCAGGGCATCACCCTCGCCTACCAGACGGCCCGCGAGAACTTCCTCAAGGGAGGAAACAATCGCGTGATCCTCTGCACGGATGGCGATTTCAATGTCGGCGTGACCAACCAGAGCGACCTGACCGACCTCATCGAGCGAGAACGCGCCTCGGGCGTCTTTCTTTCCGTCCTCGGCTTCGGCGAGGGCAATCTGAAGGACTCCACCATGGAGAAGCTCGCGGACAAGGGAAACGGCAACTACGCCTACATCGATTCCTTCGCCGAAGGCCGCAAGGTGCTCGTGGAGCAGATGAACTCCACCCTCTTCACCATCGCCAAGGATGTGAAGGTGCAGGTCGAGTTCAACCCCGCCCAGGTCGCCGGATACCGGCTCATCGGGTACGAGAACCGCATCCTCGCAAAGGAGGACTTCAACGACGACCGCAAGGACGCGGGCGAGATCGGAGCAGGTCATACCGTCACCGCTCTGTATGAAGTGGTGCCCGCGGGCCAGCCCCTGCCCAACCGCCCGAGCGTCGATCCCTTGAAATACTCCGAACCGGCACCGGCTGCGGAGATCGACAGAAAAAGCTCCGGCGACCTGCTGACGGTCAAGCTCCGCTACAAAGCCCCGGATGGCGACACGAGCAAGCTTATCGAAGTACCCGTGAAAAACACGCCCGTGGCTTTCGACGAAGCGAGCGCGGACCTCCAATTCGCCGCCGCCGTAGCCGCCTTCGGCATGAAGCTGCGGAACTCGCCCTACGCAGGAGACCTCTCCTGGAGCGAAATCCAGAAGATCGCACGCCGTAACCTCGGCGAAGACCCGGGCAGCTATCGCGCAGAGTTTCTCACTCTGATCGAAAAGGCCGCCCGATTACAGTCCGGCAAATAA
- a CDS encoding DNA-3-methyladenine glycosylase I gives MSEKRCPWCLGSEIYEAYHDEEWGVPVRDDLALFEMLNLEGAQAGLSWITVLKKRDTYRKAFHNFDPKRIVKYTDQDIARLMADPGIVRNRLKIYAVIENARLYLEMQKQGVSFSEYLWSFVGNKPIQNKLESLRDVQPSTPESDAMSKDLKKRGFKFVGSTICYAFMQAVGMVNDHLVTCPRYKQVAKLS, from the coding sequence ATGTCTGAGAAGCGCTGCCCCTGGTGTCTGGGTTCCGAGATTTACGAAGCCTACCATGATGAGGAATGGGGCGTCCCGGTACGGGACGATCTCGCGCTCTTTGAAATGCTCAACCTCGAGGGTGCGCAGGCGGGGCTTAGCTGGATCACCGTGCTGAAGAAGCGCGACACCTACCGCAAGGCATTTCACAATTTCGATCCCAAGCGGATCGTCAAATACACCGATCAGGATATCGCCCGCCTCATGGCCGATCCCGGGATCGTACGCAATCGGCTGAAGATTTATGCGGTGATCGAGAATGCGCGGCTCTATCTGGAGATGCAGAAGCAGGGCGTTTCCTTTAGCGAATACCTCTGGAGCTTTGTGGGAAACAAGCCGATCCAGAACAAGCTCGAGAGCCTGCGCGATGTCCAGCCAAGCACGCCAGAGTCCGATGCGATGAGCAAGGATCTGAAGAAACGGGGATTCAAATTCGTCGGAAGCACGATCTGCTACGCTTTCATGCAGGCGGTCGGCATGGTGAATGACCATTTGGTGACCTGTCCGCGCTACAAGCAGGTGGCAAAACTCAGCTAA
- the gap gene encoding type I glyceraldehyde-3-phosphate dehydrogenase produces the protein MATIGINGFGRIGRLVFRAIVEQGLLEKGFKVVAVNDLVPADNLAYLVKYDSIQGGFKGEVYSEKSSESLAEDDTLVVNGHKIKCLAVKEGPAALPWKDLGVDIVIESTGLFTDAAKAKGHLDAGAKKVIISAPAKGEDITIVVGVNNEKYDASQHNIISNASCTTNCLAPVVHVLLKEGFGIEEGLMTTVHSYTATQKTVDGPSRKDWKGGRSAAINIIPSTTGAAKAVALVCPEVKGKLTGMSFRVPTPTVSVVDLTVKTTKQTSYKEICEAMKKASETYLKGILGYTTDEVVSSDFIHDTRSSIFDAGSGIELNSNFFKLVSWYDNEWGYSNRCVDLLKQIAG, from the coding sequence ATGGCAACAATCGGCATTAATGGATTCGGACGCATCGGACGTCTCGTCTTTCGGGCAATCGTGGAACAGGGCCTTCTTGAGAAGGGCTTCAAAGTCGTAGCCGTCAACGACCTCGTGCCGGCAGACAACCTCGCTTACCTGGTCAAGTACGACTCCATCCAGGGCGGGTTCAAGGGCGAAGTTTACAGCGAAAAGTCCAGCGAGTCCCTCGCTGAGGACGACACGCTCGTGGTCAACGGCCACAAGATCAAGTGCCTCGCCGTCAAGGAAGGCCCGGCTGCTCTCCCGTGGAAAGACCTCGGCGTGGACATCGTGATCGAGTCGACCGGTCTCTTCACCGACGCGGCGAAGGCCAAGGGTCACCTCGACGCAGGCGCCAAGAAGGTCATCATCTCGGCTCCGGCCAAGGGTGAAGACATCACCATCGTCGTCGGCGTGAACAACGAGAAGTACGACGCCAGCCAGCACAACATCATCTCCAACGCGAGCTGCACGACGAACTGTCTCGCCCCGGTCGTCCACGTCCTCCTCAAGGAAGGCTTTGGCATCGAGGAAGGTCTCATGACCACCGTGCACAGCTACACCGCCACCCAGAAGACGGTGGACGGTCCTTCCCGCAAGGATTGGAAGGGTGGCCGCAGCGCTGCGATCAACATCATCCCGAGCACGACCGGCGCCGCCAAGGCTGTCGCCCTCGTCTGCCCGGAGGTCAAGGGCAAGCTCACGGGCATGTCCTTCCGCGTTCCCACGCCGACCGTTTCCGTCGTCGACCTCACCGTCAAGACCACGAAGCAGACCAGCTACAAGGAAATCTGCGAGGCCATGAAGAAGGCCAGCGAGACCTACCTCAAGGGCATCCTCGGCTACACCACGGACGAGGTCGTCTCCAGCGACTTCATCCACGACACCCGCTCGAGCATCTTTGATGCGGGCAGCGGCATCGAGCTGAACAGCAACTTCTTCAAGCTCGTCAGCTGGTACGACAACGAATGGGGTTACAGCAACCGCTGCGTCGACCTGCTCAAGCAGATCGCCGGCTAA
- the pgk gene encoding phosphoglycerate kinase: MAKKSITDVSLKGRRVVMRVDFNVPQDKATGAITNPARITAALPTINYILDQGGSVVLMSHLGRPDGKKVEKYTLKPVAEKLSELLGKPVKFLSDCVGPEVEKAVSELQPGEVALLENLRFHIEEEGKAKNEDGTSTKADPAKVAEFRASLTKLGDVYANDAFGTAHRAHSSVVGVDLPDKVAGFLMQKELDAFAAVLDNPKRPLLAILGGAKVADKIPLIRNLLDIANEIIIGGGMAYTFKKVLNNMEIANSLFDAEGAKIVAELVEKAKEKGVKIHLPVDFIAASKFDPEAETKVVTDAEGIPEGWMGLDVGPKSNELFTEVILGAKTIVWNGPAGVFEFDRFAEGTKAMAAAIAKATEAGAISVVGGGDTATAAKKFKVVDKVSHASTGGGASLELLEGKVLPGVANLNDK, encoded by the coding sequence ATGGCAAAAAAATCGATTACTGACGTCTCCCTCAAAGGCCGTCGCGTGGTCATGCGTGTGGACTTCAATGTCCCGCAGGACAAGGCGACCGGCGCGATTACGAATCCGGCCCGCATCACCGCGGCCCTGCCGACCATCAACTACATCCTCGACCAGGGCGGCTCCGTCGTCCTCATGAGCCATCTCGGACGCCCCGATGGCAAGAAGGTCGAGAAATACACACTCAAGCCCGTGGCGGAGAAGCTCTCCGAACTCCTCGGCAAGCCGGTCAAGTTCCTCTCCGACTGTGTCGGACCCGAGGTGGAAAAGGCCGTGTCCGAACTCCAGCCCGGCGAAGTCGCTCTCCTGGAAAACCTCCGCTTCCATATCGAGGAAGAGGGCAAAGCCAAGAACGAAGACGGCACCTCGACGAAGGCCGATCCGGCCAAGGTCGCGGAGTTCCGCGCCTCGCTGACGAAGCTCGGCGATGTATACGCCAACGACGCCTTTGGCACCGCGCACCGCGCCCACTCCTCCGTGGTCGGAGTCGACCTGCCCGACAAGGTGGCCGGTTTCCTCATGCAGAAGGAACTCGACGCCTTCGCCGCAGTCCTCGACAACCCGAAGCGCCCGCTCCTCGCCATCCTCGGCGGAGCCAAGGTTGCCGACAAGATCCCGCTCATCCGCAACCTCCTCGACATCGCCAACGAAATCATCATCGGCGGTGGCATGGCCTACACCTTCAAGAAGGTGCTCAACAACATGGAGATCGCCAACAGCCTCTTCGACGCCGAAGGCGCGAAGATCGTTGCCGAGCTCGTGGAGAAGGCCAAGGAAAAGGGTGTGAAGATTCACCTGCCGGTCGATTTCATCGCCGCCTCCAAGTTTGACCCCGAGGCTGAGACCAAAGTCGTGACCGATGCCGAAGGCATCCCGGAAGGCTGGATGGGTCTCGATGTAGGCCCGAAGAGCAATGAGCTCTTCACCGAGGTCATCCTCGGCGCAAAGACGATCGTCTGGAACGGCCCGGCGGGCGTGTTCGAGTTTGACCGCTTCGCCGAAGGCACCAAGGCCATGGCCGCTGCCATTGCCAAGGCTACGGAAGCCGGGGCTATCTCGGTGGTCGGCGGTGGCGACACAGCCACGGCCGCCAAGAAATTCAAGGTCGTCGACAAGGTCAGCCACGCCTCGACCGGCGGTGGCGCTTCGCTCGAACTCCTCGAGGGCAAGGTCCTCCCGGGCGTTGCCAACCTGAACGACAAATAA
- a CDS encoding cob(I)yrinic acid a,c-diamide adenosyltransferase produces the protein MKIYTRTGDDGTTGIIGGGRLSKADLLIEVIGEVDELNASLGVARLAVLSGASQQILPRLQDLLFQVAAVLADPKGVFGMHVGEENVSSMEEEMDRLTAELPELRNFVLPGGSAGAAQLHLCRTVCRRAERRIAQLAHDHPVPPVLLHLINRLSDLLFTLARYENKVAGTDEILWSAK, from the coding sequence ATGAAGATCTACACCCGCACGGGAGACGACGGGACGACAGGAATCATCGGCGGCGGGCGCCTTTCCAAAGCTGACCTGCTCATCGAGGTGATCGGCGAGGTGGATGAACTTAACGCCTCACTCGGCGTTGCCCGCCTCGCGGTACTCTCCGGCGCCTCGCAACAGATCCTGCCACGTCTTCAGGACCTGCTGTTTCAAGTGGCGGCGGTGCTGGCCGATCCCAAGGGCGTTTTCGGGATGCACGTCGGGGAGGAAAACGTCTCCTCGATGGAGGAGGAAATGGATCGCCTCACGGCGGAACTGCCGGAATTGCGGAACTTTGTCCTGCCCGGTGGCAGCGCCGGAGCCGCACAACTGCATCTCTGCCGGACGGTATGTCGGCGGGCGGAGCGGCGGATAGCGCAACTTGCCCACGATCATCCTGTTCCTCCCGTGCTTCTTCACCTGATCAACCGTCTCTCGGACCTGCTCTTTACTCTGGCCCGGTACGAAAACAAAGTCGCGGGCACCGACGAAATCCTCTGGTCGGCGAAGTAA
- a CDS encoding shikimate kinase, with amino-acid sequence MLPNIVLIGFMGCGKSSVGRRLAGLTGHRFLDTDDLIAQAEGRSIPEIFAAEGEAYFRDVEHRVLSEQVGICGLVLSTGGGLVLRPENREILRRLGVVAWLDADREALFERATRTGKRPLLQTDNPRETFFRLLDERLSVYQEVADFRVDSTNLSHDEAAQSLLDGALREGRRFEY; translated from the coding sequence GTGCTACCCAACATTGTCTTGATCGGTTTCATGGGCTGCGGAAAGTCCTCTGTAGGTCGTCGTCTCGCCGGCCTGACGGGACATCGCTTCCTTGATACCGACGACTTGATCGCGCAGGCAGAGGGGCGATCAATACCGGAAATCTTTGCCGCTGAGGGAGAAGCATATTTTCGCGACGTCGAGCACAGGGTGCTTTCGGAGCAGGTGGGTATCTGCGGTCTGGTTTTGTCTACGGGTGGCGGTCTGGTTTTGCGCCCCGAGAACCGCGAAATTCTGCGCCGCCTCGGTGTGGTGGCGTGGCTGGATGCAGACCGCGAGGCATTGTTTGAGCGCGCGACCCGCACCGGCAAGCGCCCCTTGCTCCAAACCGACAACCCTCGCGAAACCTTTTTTCGTCTGCTCGATGAACGCCTTTCCGTTTACCAGGAAGTGGCCGATTTTCGGGTGGATTCCACCAACCTTTCGCACGATGAAGCTGCTCAGAGCCTCTTGGATGGGGCATTGCGAGAGGGGCGACGTTTTGAATATTGA
- a CDS encoding RNA polymerase sigma factor, with translation MSPEEIIDHALERYERPLISYAKGITGDLESARDAVQETFLRLSRQDVRALEKRLAPWLFFVCRNCALDHQRKVLRFPDGALSEEQPSDSPSPAAEVSANEDGVLLKKLVSQLPPQQRELIQLKFDAGLSYKEMSEATRMSISNVGVQLHTAIQTLRKLWNRENTEAVS, from the coding sequence ATGTCTCCGGAAGAAATCATCGACCACGCTCTGGAGCGCTACGAACGCCCCCTCATCAGCTATGCCAAGGGCATAACGGGTGACCTGGAATCCGCCCGCGATGCGGTGCAGGAGACATTTCTGCGCCTGAGCAGACAGGACGTGCGAGCGCTGGAAAAACGCCTCGCCCCCTGGCTGTTCTTCGTCTGCCGCAACTGCGCGCTCGATCATCAGCGAAAGGTTCTGCGCTTCCCGGATGGGGCGCTCAGCGAAGAGCAGCCGTCGGATTCCCCCTCTCCCGCCGCCGAGGTCTCGGCCAACGAGGATGGGGTGCTCCTCAAGAAACTCGTCTCCCAACTCCCGCCCCAGCAACGCGAGCTCATCCAACTGAAATTCGACGCCGGGCTCAGCTACAAGGAAATGAGCGAGGCCACCCGCATGAGCATTTCCAACGTGGGCGTCCAACTCCACACCGCGATCCAAACCCTCCGCAAACTCTGGAACCGCGAAAACACGGAGGCCGTATCATGA
- the murJ gene encoding murein biosynthesis integral membrane protein MurJ — MSNKLNTKASGVVAVAVMCSRVLGLIREMLFAGLFGTTLMGIFTIAFRAPNLLRDLFAEGALSTAFITVFSKKIEREGDKSAWELAGKMMTIAVIFMSIVSILGIVFADQFIWLLAPGLNQADRHLTVLLTQVMYPFILLVSLAALVMGMLNAKNVFGVPAMASSFFNIGSIVGGVVLGWMLDPKFGETALIGLAIGTLIGGFLQLVIQFPSLKAVGFRFKPDFRWRDPGIRSILVLMVPSVIAASAVQINVMINTGFATKVSTGAVAWLNFAFRFMQLPIGIFGVAVATITLPVIARIAAHEDRSEFGPTLGKAMRLAIFLTLPSAVGLYFLAEPIIGLIYERGQFHHYDTLQTAIALQFYAMGLVAYSCIKVLSPAFYAIDRKWTPMIVSFASIGVNAFLNYLFIVHWKFGHKGLALSTTIAATLNFGTLYLLMHREAGTLHTTRMISTLIRCGLASAALGALAWAGVHYGHEWIYSPHLLIKIASIMSLIALAAAGYVLVCLIFRVEEVSSAWNAVGSKVMRRLRR, encoded by the coding sequence GTGAGTAACAAGCTCAATACGAAGGCGAGCGGTGTCGTTGCCGTCGCCGTCATGTGCTCGCGGGTGCTCGGGCTGATCCGCGAGATGCTTTTTGCCGGTCTGTTCGGGACCACTTTGATGGGTATCTTCACCATCGCATTCCGGGCTCCCAACCTCCTCCGCGACCTCTTCGCCGAAGGAGCTCTATCGACCGCCTTCATTACGGTATTTTCCAAGAAGATCGAACGCGAGGGCGATAAGTCTGCGTGGGAACTGGCTGGCAAAATGATGACAATCGCCGTCATCTTTATGAGCATTGTCAGCATCCTAGGTATTGTCTTTGCCGATCAATTTATCTGGCTGCTGGCTCCGGGTCTGAACCAGGCAGATCGGCATCTCACGGTTCTGCTCACCCAGGTCATGTATCCTTTCATTCTGCTCGTTTCCCTGGCTGCCTTGGTCATGGGAATGCTGAATGCAAAAAACGTCTTCGGCGTTCCTGCCATGGCATCGAGCTTTTTCAATATCGGCTCCATTGTTGGTGGTGTCGTTTTGGGGTGGATGCTCGACCCGAAATTTGGCGAAACAGCCCTGATCGGCCTCGCCATCGGCACTTTGATTGGAGGGTTTCTTCAACTCGTCATCCAGTTTCCGAGTCTCAAAGCAGTAGGGTTCCGCTTCAAGCCAGACTTCAGGTGGCGGGACCCGGGCATTCGCAGCATCCTCGTCCTCATGGTTCCCTCCGTGATCGCGGCCAGCGCGGTGCAGATCAATGTCATGATCAATACCGGCTTTGCTACGAAGGTCAGTACAGGCGCCGTGGCATGGCTGAACTTTGCATTTCGTTTCATGCAGCTGCCGATTGGCATTTTCGGAGTGGCCGTGGCGACGATCACTCTCCCTGTCATCGCACGCATCGCAGCACACGAGGATCGCTCAGAGTTCGGCCCCACCCTCGGCAAGGCCATGCGGCTCGCGATCTTCCTCACCCTTCCTTCAGCAGTCGGGCTTTATTTCCTCGCAGAGCCAATCATCGGGCTCATCTACGAGCGCGGCCAGTTTCATCATTACGACACCCTTCAGACGGCCATCGCGCTTCAGTTCTACGCGATGGGATTGGTGGCTTATTCCTGCATCAAGGTGCTTTCTCCAGCCTTTTACGCCATCGACCGGAAGTGGACTCCCATGATAGTGAGTTTTGCGTCCATCGGAGTGAATGCCTTTCTTAACTATTTGTTCATCGTTCATTGGAAGTTCGGCCACAAGGGGCTCGCACTTTCCACGACAATCGCGGCCACGCTGAACTTCGGCACACTCTACCTCCTGATGCACAGGGAGGCAGGTACGCTGCATACCACCCGGATGATTTCGACGCTCATTCGCTGTGGCCTTGCCTCGGCGGCACTCGGGGCGTTGGCGTGGGCAGGCGTGCATTACGGACACGAGTGGATTTACTCGCCGCATCTCCTCATCAAAATCGCCTCCATCATGTCCCTGATCGCGCTGGCGGCCGCAGGCTACGTCCTCGTCTGCCTGATATTCCGGGTTGAGGAAGTTTCCTCCGCCTGGAATGCCGTCGGGAGCAAGGTCATGCGACGCCTCCGGCGTTGA
- the purE gene encoding 5-(carboxyamino)imidazole ribonucleotide mutase, with product MQQSLGQSAPLIGVVMGSTSDWATLKEASLILESFGVAHESRVVSAHRTPDLLVDYAKTAKERGLRAIIAGAGGAAHLPGMLAAHTIIPVLGVPVQSKALSGMDSLLSIVQMPAGIPVATFAIGVAGAKNAALFAVAQLAREFPELDARLEKFRQDQTDAVLGSTLEP from the coding sequence ATGCAGCAATCTTTGGGCCAAAGCGCGCCATTAATTGGAGTTGTGATGGGAAGTACGTCCGATTGGGCGACTTTAAAGGAAGCTTCACTGATTCTGGAGAGCTTTGGAGTGGCGCACGAATCCCGAGTGGTTTCCGCCCACCGTACCCCGGATTTGCTGGTTGACTACGCCAAGACCGCCAAGGAGCGTGGCCTCCGCGCCATCATTGCCGGTGCAGGCGGTGCGGCCCATCTGCCCGGGATGCTCGCAGCGCATACGATCATTCCGGTGCTTGGAGTGCCGGTACAAAGCAAGGCCTTGAGCGGAATGGATTCCCTGCTCTCTATCGTGCAGATGCCCGCGGGTATTCCCGTCGCGACCTTTGCCATCGGCGTCGCCGGGGCTAAGAACGCCGCACTCTTTGCCGTGGCCCAACTGGCACGCGAATTTCCCGAACTGGATGCGAGGTTGGAAAAATTTCGCCAGGATCAGACCGACGCAGTCCTCGGAAGCACGCTCGAGCCTTGA